One Angustibacter sp. Root456 genomic window carries:
- a CDS encoding nuclease-related domain-containing protein yields MLVAASLTVLAGFYAAMAWYPGDQAWICGFLAGAFAMMVFAVRQYPPGVVERWQEGAWGEEFTAKELARLSPSAWSVINDVGNGDFNFDHVVVADHGIYCLNSKKSGCDIVVDTATGGIRMTNRYDPSHSWWDRSLLAQARRDAATLSDLVFRRSGQRVWVEPVIVWWGGFAQKGCTARGVGVVHGPELTDRLEHVAKVHHGRPVDRAAVVAALSPGRRRAAGANR; encoded by the coding sequence GTGCTCGTCGCTGCCTCGCTCACCGTGCTGGCAGGCTTCTATGCCGCTATGGCCTGGTACCCGGGAGACCAAGCCTGGATTTGCGGGTTCCTTGCCGGCGCGTTCGCGATGATGGTCTTCGCCGTTCGTCAGTACCCGCCCGGTGTCGTCGAGCGATGGCAGGAAGGAGCGTGGGGAGAGGAGTTCACGGCGAAGGAGCTGGCCCGACTTTCTCCATCGGCATGGTCGGTGATCAACGACGTCGGCAACGGTGACTTCAACTTCGACCACGTGGTCGTCGCGGACCACGGGATCTACTGCTTGAACTCCAAGAAGTCGGGATGCGACATCGTCGTCGACACGGCGACGGGTGGGATCCGTATGACGAATCGCTACGACCCCTCGCACTCCTGGTGGGACCGCAGCCTCCTGGCCCAGGCGCGCCGAGATGCCGCGACGCTGAGTGATCTCGTGTTCCGACGCAGCGGTCAGCGAGTGTGGGTGGAGCCCGTCATCGTGTGGTGGGGCGGATTCGCGCAGAAGGGCTGCACCGCGAGGGGGGTGGGCGTCGTGCATGGTCCAGAGCTGACAGACAGGCTGGAGCACGTCGCCAAAGTGCACCACGGTCGACCCGTCGACCGAGCGGCAGTGGTCGCTGCGCTGTCACCCGGCCGACGGCGCGCGGCCGGCGCGAACCGGTAG
- a CDS encoding pyridoxamine 5'-phosphate oxidase family protein has translation MSPRQPASRTRVRRLPEKQSGDRAALDRLLDTALVAHVAVVDNGQPFVVPVAFARDGDRLIIHGSNASRLFRTLADGASTCLTATITDGVVVARSAFESSMHYRSAMVLGRCTELEGEAKAVALQHLTDRLLPGRASEARPASAKELIATKVLALPLDEWSLKVSDGAPDDAADDLDLPVWAGVVPIEHRFGEPVDAPDLRFDVAVPDYVRAWPDGRC, from the coding sequence GTGAGCCCCCGGCAGCCGGCGTCCCGCACGCGGGTGCGCCGGCTGCCGGAGAAGCAGTCCGGCGACCGCGCGGCCCTCGATCGCCTCCTTGACACCGCGCTGGTCGCGCACGTGGCCGTGGTCGACAACGGCCAGCCCTTCGTGGTGCCCGTGGCCTTCGCGCGTGACGGCGATCGGCTGATCATCCACGGCAGCAACGCTTCTCGGCTGTTCCGGACGCTCGCGGACGGCGCATCAACTTGCCTCACGGCGACCATCACCGACGGCGTGGTGGTGGCTCGCAGCGCGTTCGAGTCGTCGATGCACTACCGAAGCGCCATGGTGCTGGGCCGATGCACCGAGCTGGAGGGCGAGGCGAAAGCCGTTGCGCTGCAGCACCTCACCGACCGCCTGCTGCCAGGACGAGCGAGCGAAGCGCGGCCGGCGTCCGCCAAGGAGCTGATTGCCACCAAGGTGCTTGCGCTGCCGCTCGACGAGTGGTCGCTCAAGGTGTCGGACGGCGCCCCGGACGACGCGGCGGACGACCTCGACCTGCCGGTGTGGGCCGGCGTCGTGCCGATCGAGCACCGCTTCGGTGAGCCGGTGGACGCACCCGACCTGCGCTTCGACGTCGCGGTGCCGGACTACGTGCGGGCCTGGCCCGACGGGAGGTGCTGA
- a CDS encoding propionyl-CoA synthetase encodes MSQNGSWRRAHDRSLADPAAFWGEAAGLIDWITKPPRVLDDDRPPFYRWFTGGVLNTCYNALDRHVIAGRADQLALVHDSPVTGTQRSFTYAQLLDQVARFGGVLRALGVEQGDRVVIYMPMVPEAVIAMLACARIGAVHSVVFGGFAPAELAARIDDAQPKVIVSASCGIEPSRVVEYKPMLDAAIERAEHKPDSCVVLQRPQAVAAMGERDLDWATVMREGAVTPAECVPVAATDPLYVLYTSGTTGKPKGIVRDNGGHAVALRWSMENVFGVRPGETWFTASDVGWVVGHSYIVYAPLLTGCTTVLYEGKPVGTPDASAFWRVVEQYGASAMFTAPTAIRAIKKDDPDGARMRDHDLTSLRTLFLAGERLDPDTYAWASERLGVPVVDNWWQTETGWPICANPQGLEPMAIKPGSPTVPMPGYDVRVLDAEGHEVPAGHEGAICLKLPMPPGTLPTLWGDDDRYVASYLSAHEGYYLTGDGGYVDDDGYLFVMGRTDDVLNVAGHRLSTGALEAALAGHPAVAECAVIGVHDDLKGQVPRGLVVLKGGADVDAETVARECIERVRSEVGPVAALHRVDVVTALPKTRSGKILRRTMREIADGHQPAVPSTIEDPTVLDTLTPVLRA; translated from the coding sequence ATGAGCCAGAACGGATCCTGGAGACGAGCCCACGACCGCAGCCTCGCCGACCCAGCGGCGTTCTGGGGCGAGGCCGCCGGACTCATCGACTGGATCACCAAGCCGCCGCGCGTGCTGGACGACGACCGGCCGCCGTTCTACCGCTGGTTCACCGGCGGAGTGCTCAACACCTGCTACAACGCGCTCGACCGGCACGTCATCGCGGGCCGTGCCGACCAGCTCGCGCTCGTGCACGACTCGCCCGTGACCGGTACGCAGCGCAGCTTCACCTACGCTCAGCTGCTCGACCAGGTGGCCCGTTTCGGCGGCGTGCTGCGGGCGCTCGGTGTCGAGCAGGGCGACCGCGTCGTCATCTACATGCCGATGGTGCCCGAGGCCGTCATCGCGATGCTCGCCTGCGCGCGTATCGGCGCCGTCCACTCGGTGGTGTTCGGCGGGTTCGCACCCGCCGAGCTCGCGGCCCGCATCGACGACGCGCAGCCGAAGGTGATCGTCTCGGCGTCCTGCGGCATCGAGCCGTCGCGGGTCGTCGAGTACAAGCCCATGCTCGACGCGGCGATCGAGCGGGCCGAGCACAAGCCCGACAGCTGCGTGGTGCTGCAGCGGCCGCAGGCCGTCGCCGCCATGGGTGAGCGTGACCTCGACTGGGCGACCGTGATGCGCGAGGGCGCCGTGACGCCGGCCGAGTGCGTGCCCGTGGCCGCGACCGACCCGCTCTACGTCCTGTACACCAGCGGCACCACGGGCAAGCCCAAGGGGATCGTGCGCGACAACGGTGGGCACGCCGTCGCGTTGCGCTGGTCGATGGAGAACGTGTTCGGTGTGCGCCCGGGAGAGACGTGGTTCACCGCGAGCGACGTCGGCTGGGTCGTCGGCCACTCCTACATCGTCTACGCGCCGCTCCTCACCGGCTGCACGACCGTTCTCTACGAAGGAAAGCCGGTCGGGACGCCGGACGCGTCGGCGTTCTGGCGCGTCGTCGAGCAGTACGGCGCCAGCGCGATGTTCACCGCGCCCACCGCCATCCGCGCGATCAAGAAGGACGACCCCGACGGTGCCCGCATGCGCGACCACGACCTGACGAGCCTGCGCACGCTGTTCCTGGCGGGGGAGCGGCTCGACCCCGACACGTACGCGTGGGCGTCCGAGCGGCTGGGCGTGCCGGTCGTCGACAACTGGTGGCAGACCGAGACGGGTTGGCCCATCTGCGCCAATCCGCAGGGCCTGGAGCCCATGGCGATCAAGCCCGGTTCACCGACCGTGCCCATGCCCGGCTACGACGTCCGGGTGCTCGACGCCGAGGGGCACGAGGTGCCGGCCGGTCACGAGGGTGCCATCTGCCTCAAGCTACCCATGCCGCCGGGCACGCTGCCCACGCTGTGGGGGGACGACGACCGGTACGTCGCGTCGTACCTGTCGGCGCACGAGGGCTACTACCTCACCGGCGACGGCGGGTACGTGGACGACGACGGCTACCTGTTCGTCATGGGCCGCACCGACGACGTCCTCAACGTCGCTGGGCACCGGCTGTCCACGGGTGCCTTGGAGGCGGCGCTCGCGGGCCACCCGGCGGTGGCCGAGTGCGCCGTGATCGGTGTGCACGACGACCTCAAGGGCCAAGTGCCGCGCGGGCTCGTGGTGCTCAAGGGTGGCGCGGACGTCGACGCCGAGACCGTTGCGCGAGAGTGCATCGAGCGCGTGCGCTCAGAGGTCGGGCCCGTCGCCGCGCTGCACCGCGTGGACGTCGTCACCGCGCTGCCGAAGACCAGGTCGGGGAAGATCCTGCGGCGCACGATGCGCGAGATCGCCGACGGCCACCAGCCCGCCGTCCCCTCGACGATCGAGGATCCCACGGTGCTCGACACCCTCACGCCCGTCCTGCGCGCCTGA
- a CDS encoding FAD-binding oxidoreductase codes for MGAPSNTLWQWDIDRAAQPTRRPALDGDAAVDVCIVGGGFTGLWTAYYLLRRNPNLDVLVVEAESVGFGASGRNGGWCSALLPQSVDAIAASHGRDAALAMRRAMLDTVLEIGAVVEREQIDCDYVRGGTVVVARNQAQLARAHEEVAHDAAWDGVDGLELLDAEQTRERIGVTRALGATYTPHCARIQPAKLVQGLARAVEHHGGRIVEGTRATSVQPRVVTTDRGRVSARHVVRATEAWTPTLPGHARDVAPVYSLIIATEPLPQAFWDDAGLAHGETFSEHRHVIVYGQRTADDRLVFGGRGAPYHFRSAVRPEFDLEPRVFDALHRALVDLFPGVADAQVTHRWGGPLGIARDWHASVHYDRSTGLGSAGGYVGDGVSTTNLAGRTLADLITGTRTGLTTLPWVGHRSRRWEPEPLRWLGVNAGLRLAELADAEEARTGRPARLGRVLASLTGH; via the coding sequence GTGGGCGCTCCATCGAACACGTTGTGGCAGTGGGACATCGACCGCGCCGCGCAGCCGACACGGCGCCCGGCGCTCGACGGTGACGCGGCGGTCGACGTGTGCATCGTGGGTGGGGGTTTCACCGGGCTCTGGACGGCCTACTACCTGTTGCGGCGCAACCCGAACCTCGACGTCCTCGTCGTCGAGGCCGAGAGCGTCGGTTTCGGGGCCAGCGGCCGCAACGGTGGCTGGTGCTCTGCGCTGCTGCCGCAGAGCGTCGACGCCATCGCCGCCTCGCACGGCCGGGACGCTGCGCTGGCCATGCGCCGCGCGATGCTCGACACCGTGCTCGAGATCGGCGCCGTCGTCGAGCGCGAGCAGATCGACTGCGACTACGTGCGGGGCGGCACGGTCGTCGTGGCCCGCAACCAGGCCCAGCTCGCGCGGGCGCACGAGGAGGTCGCGCACGACGCGGCCTGGGACGGCGTCGACGGGCTCGAGCTTCTCGACGCCGAGCAGACGCGCGAGCGCATCGGCGTGACGCGGGCGCTCGGAGCGACGTACACCCCGCACTGCGCCCGCATCCAGCCGGCCAAGCTGGTGCAGGGTCTCGCCCGCGCCGTGGAGCACCACGGCGGCCGTATCGTCGAGGGGACGCGCGCGACGTCCGTGCAGCCCAGGGTGGTCACCACCGACCGGGGCCGGGTGAGTGCGCGGCACGTCGTGCGCGCCACGGAGGCGTGGACGCCGACGCTGCCCGGGCACGCCCGAGACGTCGCGCCGGTCTACTCGCTCATCATCGCCACCGAGCCTCTGCCACAGGCGTTCTGGGACGACGCCGGCCTGGCGCACGGCGAGACGTTCAGCGAGCACCGGCACGTCATCGTCTACGGCCAGCGCACCGCCGACGACCGGCTCGTGTTCGGCGGTCGCGGCGCGCCGTACCACTTCCGGTCGGCGGTGCGACCCGAGTTCGACCTCGAGCCGAGGGTCTTCGACGCCCTGCACCGCGCGCTCGTCGATCTCTTTCCCGGTGTGGCCGACGCCCAGGTCACCCACCGCTGGGGCGGCCCACTGGGCATCGCGCGCGACTGGCACGCCAGCGTGCACTACGACCGGTCGACCGGGCTCGGTTCGGCCGGTGGGTACGTGGGCGACGGCGTCTCGACGACGAACCTGGCCGGCCGCACGCTCGCAGACCTCATCACCGGCACACGCACGGGCCTGACGACGCTGCCCTGGGTGGGTCACCGCTCACGTCGCTGGGAGCCCGAACCGTTGCGGTGGCTGGGAGTCAACGCCGGCCTGCGTCTCGCCGAGCTGGCCGACGCCGAGGAGGCGCGTACCGGGCGTCCGGCTCGGCTCGGGCGCGTGCTCGCGTCCCTCACCGGCCACTGA
- a CDS encoding DUF6191 domain-containing protein — protein sequence MELDGFIEIFQPGYKHWRQERDRKRIEAQIPETGAPPFGIDLDAGTAVIPRPHHSPTARPQHHPSRPVIMHASACPGVTPLPK from the coding sequence ATGGAGCTCGACGGGTTCATCGAGATCTTCCAGCCTGGCTACAAGCACTGGCGCCAGGAGCGCGACCGCAAGCGCATCGAGGCGCAGATCCCCGAGACCGGTGCCCCGCCCTTCGGTATCGACCTCGACGCCGGCACCGCCGTCATCCCCCGTCCCCACCACTCGCCCACCGCCCGACCCCAACACCACCCTTCCCGACCCGTGATCATGCACGCCAGCGCATGCCCTGGGGTGACGCCACTGCCGAAGTGA